The following coding sequences lie in one Rutidosis leptorrhynchoides isolate AG116_Rl617_1_P2 chromosome 4, CSIRO_AGI_Rlap_v1, whole genome shotgun sequence genomic window:
- the LOC139839705 gene encoding ras-related protein RABD2c-like codes for MNPEYDYLFKLLLIGDSGVGKSCLLLRFADDSYLESYISTIGVDFKIRTVEQDGKTIKLQIWDTAGQERFRTITSSYYRGAHGIIVVYDVTDQESFNNVKQWLSEIDRYANENVNKLLVGNKCDLTSQKVVSYETGKAFADEIGIPFLETSAKSSTNVEEAFMAMTAEIKNRMASQPAMNNARPPTVQIRGQPVNQKSGCCSS; via the exons ATGAATCCCGAATA TGACTATCTGTTTAAGCTATTGCTCATTGGAGATTCGGGAGTTGGAAAATCATGTCTGCTATTGCGTTTTGCT GATGATTCATATTTAGAAAGTTACATCAGCACCATTGGCGTGGACTTC AAAATCCGCACTGTGGAACAGGATGGCAAAACAATTAAGCTTCAAATT TGGGATACTGCTGGGCAAGAACGTTTCAGGACAATCACCAGCAGCTACTATCGTGGAGCTCATGGCATTATT GTTGTTTATGATGTGACAGATCAAGAAAGTTTCAACAATGTGAAGCAATGGTTGAGTGAGATTGATCGTTATGCCAATGAGAATGTAAACAAGCTTCTTGTTGGAAACAAATGTGACCTGACTTCCCAGAAAGTCGTGTCCTATGAAACGGGGAAG GCTTTTGCTGATGAGATCGGGATTCCGTTCCTAGAAACAAGTGCCAAGAGTTCCACCAATGTTGAAGAGGCTTTTATGGCTATGACTGCTGAAATTAAAAACAG GATGGCTAGCCAGCCGGCAATGAACAATGCTAGACCACCAACGGTTCAAATCCGAGGACAACCAGTGAACCAGAAGTCAGGGTGCTGCTCATCTTGA
- the LOC139843684 gene encoding vesicle-associated protein 2-1-like isoform X2 → MASGGKLVSVDPEELRFQFELEKPSHCDLKVSNTTDTNVAFKVKTTSPKKYFVRPNTGVIQPRDSCTIRVTLQAQLEYPPDMQCRDKFLLQSTPVPPNSEDLLELPQNTFTKEPGKQLEEYKLKVVYIARTDKGNADDSLKQSPDLSSNQAIQTAKAARDAAVKEATQDTLKRRNQKKSPGLSIKLAIAAGIIGLLVGLILKMTLASPSPPLPATAAATE, encoded by the exons ATGGCTAGCGGTGGCAAATTAGTCTCTGTTGATCCTGAAGAACTCAGGTTTCAAT TTGAACTGGAGAAACCAAGCCATTGTGATTTAAAAGTTTCTAACACCACAGATACGAATGTTGCCTTTAAG GTCAAAACTACCTCACCCAAGAAATACTTTGTACGGCCAAACACTGGTGTCATACAGCCTCGGGATTCATGTACCATAAGAG TTACCCTTCAAGCCCAACTTGAGTACCCTCCAGATATGCAATGCAGAGATAAATTTCTGTTACAGAGCACCCCTGTTCCTCCAAATTCTGAAGACCTTCTCGAGCTTCCTCAAAATACG TTTACCAAAGAACCTGGTAAACAGTTAGAGGAATACAAACTTAAGGTCGTCTATATTGCTCGAACCGATAAGGGTAATGCAGATGATAGTCTCAAACAAAGTCCCGATCTAAGCTCT AATCAAGCAATTCAGACTGCCAAAGCCGCTAGGGATGCAGCTGTTAAAGAAGCAACCCAG GACACTTTAAAGAGAAGGAACCAGAAAAAGAGTCCTGGATTATCAATAAAACTCGCAATAGCTGCTGGAATTATTGGTCTATTGGTCGGTTTAATTCTGAAGATGACTCTGGCTTCACCATCACCACCACTACcagcaacagcagcagcaacagAATAA
- the LOC139843684 gene encoding vesicle-associated protein 2-1-like isoform X1, whose amino-acid sequence MASGGKLVSVDPEELRFQFELEKPSHCDLKVSNTTDTNVAFKVKTTSPKKYFVRPNTGVIQPRDSCTIRVTLQAQLEYPPDMQCRDKFLLQSTPVPPNSEDLLELPQNTFTKEPGKQLEEYKLKVVYIARTDKGNADDSLKQSPDLSSNQAIQTAKAARDAAVKEATQVQQELDTLKRRNQKKSPGLSIKLAIAAGIIGLLVGLILKMTLASPSPPLPATAAATE is encoded by the exons ATGGCTAGCGGTGGCAAATTAGTCTCTGTTGATCCTGAAGAACTCAGGTTTCAAT TTGAACTGGAGAAACCAAGCCATTGTGATTTAAAAGTTTCTAACACCACAGATACGAATGTTGCCTTTAAG GTCAAAACTACCTCACCCAAGAAATACTTTGTACGGCCAAACACTGGTGTCATACAGCCTCGGGATTCATGTACCATAAGAG TTACCCTTCAAGCCCAACTTGAGTACCCTCCAGATATGCAATGCAGAGATAAATTTCTGTTACAGAGCACCCCTGTTCCTCCAAATTCTGAAGACCTTCTCGAGCTTCCTCAAAATACG TTTACCAAAGAACCTGGTAAACAGTTAGAGGAATACAAACTTAAGGTCGTCTATATTGCTCGAACCGATAAGGGTAATGCAGATGATAGTCTCAAACAAAGTCCCGATCTAAGCTCT AATCAAGCAATTCAGACTGCCAAAGCCGCTAGGGATGCAGCTGTTAAAGAAGCAACCCAGGTGCAACAGGAACTG GACACTTTAAAGAGAAGGAACCAGAAAAAGAGTCCTGGATTATCAATAAAACTCGCAATAGCTGCTGGAATTATTGGTCTATTGGTCGGTTTAATTCTGAAGATGACTCTGGCTTCACCATCACCACCACTACcagcaacagcagcagcaacagAATAA